In bacterium, the following proteins share a genomic window:
- a CDS encoding peptidoglycan DD-metalloendopeptidase family protein, whose amino-acid sequence MTIANRYFFLMLFGLLFFSSSGRCYNIQSREIERQIIKEEKHLKEISKNIQKKTKTVDKLKKKEEVTLANLGAVREEIIKDEDTIWRLKKEIEEKNREIEKDKKKISLSNKKLRVYKSDLSCFMVNIYKYKNRGYLEYLVTAKDGCDLLKRYRFLTVLVTSFAHLVKDIEYQKNIILIEKKNLEIKCSNLKTLKDQTDLVYQKKIERERKEKRLLAETQENKDLCLRDIEYLKKASLNIKKLIEKLEVQKKKRKDENFTLTHSRFQTDQGRLRWPVDSREILRNFGKSKHKNFNAYVYNQGIDISVENKSSVRSAEAGKVVFSDWFKGYGQMVMLDHGGGCYTLYSNLNQILVADNSNVNKNVPIGIIENSSYLHFEVRINGNPINPLIWLER is encoded by the coding sequence ATGACTATCGCTAATAGATATTTCTTCTTAATGCTTTTTGGTCTCTTATTTTTTTCATCAAGTGGTAGATGTTATAATATTCAAAGTCGAGAAATAGAAAGACAGATTATTAAGGAAGAAAAACATCTTAAAGAGATTAGTAAAAATATTCAAAAAAAGACTAAGACTGTTGATAAATTAAAAAAAAAAGAGGAAGTAACTTTAGCTAACTTAGGGGCAGTTAGAGAAGAAATTATTAAAGATGAAGATACTATTTGGCGATTAAAAAAAGAGATAGAAGAGAAAAATAGAGAAATAGAAAAAGATAAAAAGAAAATATCCCTATCCAATAAAAAATTGAGAGTATACAAAAGTGATCTTTCTTGCTTCATGGTGAATATATATAAGTATAAGAATCGAGGATATTTAGAATATCTAGTTACCGCTAAAGATGGGTGTGATCTTTTAAAAAGATATAGATTTTTAACTGTTTTAGTGACCAGTTTTGCTCATCTGGTGAAAGATATTGAATATCAAAAGAATATTATCTTAATTGAAAAAAAGAATTTAGAGATAAAATGTAGTAATTTAAAAACCTTAAAGGATCAAACAGATCTAGTTTATCAGAAAAAGATAGAAAGAGAAAGAAAAGAAAAGAGACTATTAGCTGAGACTCAAGAGAATAAAGATCTTTGCTTGAGGGATATTGAATACCTAAAAAAAGCTTCTTTAAATATTAAGAAGTTAATTGAAAAATTAGAGGTGCAGAAGAAGAAAAGAAAGGATGAAAACTTTACTTTAACTCATTCAAGATTTCAAACAGATCAAGGAAGATTAAGATGGCCAGTAGATTCTAGAGAAATTTTACGTAATTTTGGAAAAAGTAAACATAAAAACTTTAATGCTTATGTTTATAACCAAGGAATTGATATTTCTGTGGAAAATAAGTCTTCTGTCCGTAGCGCTGAAGCAGGAAAGGTGGTCTTTTCAGACTGGTTTAAAGGATATGGTCAGATGGTGATGTTAGACCATGGCGGTGGTTGTTATACTTTATATAGCAACTTAAACCAGATCTTGGTTGCTGATAATAGTAATGTTAACAAAAATGTACCTATTGGTATTATTGAAAATAGTTCTTATCTTCATTTTGAAGTAAGGATAAATGGAAATCCCATAAATCCATTGATTTGGTTAGAAAGATAA